A stretch of Crossiella cryophila DNA encodes these proteins:
- a CDS encoding exodeoxyribonuclease III has protein sequence MLTVSTVNVNGLRAAAKKGFLPWLAATSAQVVCLQEVRAEPGQLTEEVREPEGWHVLHAHSELKGRAGVSLLTREKPSAVRVGFGVAEFERSGRYAEVDLPGLTVGSLYLPSGDVGTERQDEKERFMAAFLPYLIERREKAAAEGREVLVCGDWNIAHQEIDLKNWKSNQKESGFLPEERAWLGRVLGEEGGYVDVHRALQPEGPGPYTWWSYRGKAYDNDSGWRIDYHLATAGLAGRARTAVVERAATYAERWSDHSPVTVTYAA, from the coding sequence GTGCTGACCGTCTCCACCGTCAATGTCAACGGCCTGCGGGCCGCCGCCAAGAAGGGCTTCCTGCCCTGGCTCGCCGCCACCAGCGCCCAGGTGGTGTGCCTGCAGGAGGTGCGGGCCGAGCCGGGGCAGCTGACCGAGGAGGTCAGGGAACCCGAGGGCTGGCACGTGCTGCACGCGCACAGCGAGCTGAAGGGGCGGGCGGGGGTGTCCCTGCTGACCCGGGAGAAGCCTTCGGCGGTGCGGGTCGGGTTCGGTGTCGCCGAGTTCGAGCGCAGTGGGCGTTATGCCGAGGTGGATCTGCCTGGGCTGACCGTCGGCAGCCTGTACCTGCCCAGTGGGGATGTCGGCACCGAGCGCCAGGACGAGAAGGAGCGGTTCATGGCCGCCTTCCTGCCCTACCTGATCGAGCGCCGGGAGAAGGCCGCGGCCGAGGGGCGGGAGGTGCTGGTCTGCGGGGACTGGAACATCGCGCACCAGGAGATCGACCTCAAGAACTGGAAGAGCAACCAGAAGGAGTCCGGGTTCCTGCCAGAGGAACGGGCCTGGCTGGGACGGGTGCTGGGCGAGGAGGGCGGCTACGTGGACGTGCACCGCGCGCTCCAGCCCGAGGGGCCTGGTCCGTACACCTGGTGGTCCTACCGCGGCAAGGCCTACGACAACGACTCGGGCTGGCGGATCGACTACCACCTGGCCACCGCCGGACTGGCCGGCCGCGCCCGCACCGCGGTGGTCGAGCGCGCCGCGACCTACGCCGAGCGCTGGTCCGACCACTCGCCCGTCACGGTGACCTACGCCGCCTGA
- a CDS encoding EamA family transporter, protein MGATAVVCTAAAAVYLGSALAHTPSFPATTGGWLALAAIALACTVGAVLSFFGALRRLGATPTATISTFEPVVTVLLAAVVLGEEFSGPQWAGAALVVAVVLVVASGRVERPVAGVAEGVRYAERDGAR, encoded by the coding sequence CTGGGCGCCACCGCGGTCGTCTGCACAGCCGCCGCAGCGGTCTACCTGGGCTCCGCCCTAGCCCACACCCCGTCCTTCCCAGCGACCACTGGAGGCTGGCTGGCCCTGGCCGCGATTGCGTTGGCCTGCACGGTGGGCGCGGTGCTGTCCTTCTTCGGCGCGCTGCGCAGGCTCGGCGCGACACCGACCGCGACGATCTCGACGTTCGAGCCGGTGGTGACGGTGCTGCTGGCCGCGGTGGTGCTGGGCGAGGAGTTCAGCGGACCGCAGTGGGCGGGGGCGGCGCTGGTGGTGGCGGTGGTGCTGGTGGTCGCGTCGGGCCGGGTGGAGCGCCCCGTGGCGGGGGTGGCGGAGGGGGTGCGCTACGCTGAGCGGGACGGAGCCCGCTGA
- a CDS encoding YciI family protein, translated as MAKYLLLKHYRGAPAAVNNVPMAEWTPEEISAHVQYMQDFADRLKQTGEYVDGQALAPEGLWVQYNGEGRPPATDGPFAETKDLIAGWMVIDVDSQDRAIELAGELSAAPGAGGKPIHEWLELRPFYGVAPTVTE; from the coding sequence ATGGCCAAGTACCTGCTGCTCAAGCACTACCGCGGCGCCCCGGCAGCGGTGAACAACGTGCCGATGGCCGAGTGGACGCCGGAGGAGATCTCGGCCCACGTGCAGTACATGCAGGACTTCGCGGACCGGCTGAAGCAGACCGGCGAGTACGTCGACGGTCAGGCGCTGGCCCCCGAGGGCCTGTGGGTCCAGTACAACGGCGAGGGACGCCCGCCCGCCACCGACGGCCCGTTCGCCGAGACCAAGGACCTCATCGCGGGCTGGATGGTGATCGACGTCGACAGCCAGGACCGCGCCATCGAGCTGGCCGGCGAGCTGTCGGCCGCGCCGGGCGCGGGCGGGAAGCCGATCCACGAGTGGCTCGAGCTGCGCCCGTTCTACGGCGTGGCGCCCACCGTCACGGAATGA
- the yhjD gene encoding inner membrane protein YhjD: MSTEKPSWFARQRQRFPWLDHLVRAGGRYQERYGDHYAAAITYFSVLSLVPVLMVAFAVAGLVLSGNTELLDQARAELAAAVPDKGLSDTLGKAVNQAIEQRYAVGITGLAIALYSGIGWMTNLRDAITAQWGQAREELPLLRTYLVDFLSLIGLGLALLVSFGLTTLAQGFAEDLLELVGLHNQGLPRVLFIGLAVLLSVAANFGVFLWVLAWLPRQRVSARSALKGALAAAVGFELLKQVGGIYLRSISASPAGAAFGSLLGLLVFVYLVSRFLLFVTAWTATARDNLAVEPIQPPPPAVIRPVVELREGPAPRQTAALLGIGAVLGLLLRGLFRSRRD, translated from the coding sequence GTGAGCACCGAGAAGCCGTCCTGGTTCGCCAGGCAGCGGCAGCGTTTCCCCTGGCTGGACCACCTCGTCCGGGCAGGCGGGCGCTACCAGGAGCGCTACGGCGACCACTACGCGGCCGCGATCACCTACTTCAGCGTGCTCTCGCTGGTGCCGGTGCTCATGGTCGCCTTCGCGGTGGCCGGCCTGGTGCTCTCCGGCAACACCGAGCTGCTGGACCAGGCCAGGGCCGAACTGGCCGCCGCGGTACCGGACAAGGGCCTGAGCGACACCCTGGGCAAGGCGGTCAACCAGGCCATCGAGCAGCGGTACGCGGTCGGCATCACCGGTCTGGCCATCGCGCTGTACTCCGGCATCGGCTGGATGACCAACCTGCGCGACGCGATCACCGCGCAGTGGGGCCAGGCCCGCGAGGAGCTGCCGCTGCTGCGCACCTACCTGGTCGACTTCCTGTCCCTGATCGGCCTCGGCCTGGCGCTGCTGGTCAGCTTCGGGCTGACCACGCTGGCCCAGGGCTTCGCCGAGGACCTGCTCGAACTCGTCGGCCTGCACAACCAGGGCCTGCCAAGGGTGCTGTTCATCGGACTGGCCGTGCTGCTGTCGGTGGCGGCCAACTTCGGCGTGTTCCTCTGGGTGCTGGCCTGGCTGCCGCGCCAGCGGGTCAGCGCCCGCAGCGCGCTCAAGGGCGCGCTGGCCGCGGCCGTCGGTTTCGAGCTGCTCAAGCAGGTCGGCGGCATCTACCTGCGCAGCATCAGCGCCAGCCCGGCAGGCGCGGCCTTCGGCTCACTGCTGGGTCTGCTGGTCTTCGTCTACCTGGTCTCCCGCTTCCTGCTCTTCGTCACCGCCTGGACCGCCACCGCGCGGGACAACCTGGCCGTGGAGCCGATCCAGCCGCCGCCACCCGCGGTGATCCGGCCGGTGGTCGAGCTGCGCGAGGGCCCGGCGCCCCGGCAGACCGCGGCCCTGCTGGGCATCGGCGCGGTCCTCGGACTGCTGCTGCGCGGGCTGTTCCGGTCCCGGCGGGACTGA
- the trpS gene encoding tryptophan--tRNA ligase: protein MPSDASTPVTEPRPRVLSGIQPTADSFHLGNYLGALRQWVALQDDHDAFYCVVDLHAITVEQNPAELRQRTRVSVAQLLALGIDPERSTLFVQSHVPEHAQLGWVMQCLTGFGEAGRMTQFKDKSARQAAEHVSVGLFTYPILQAADILLYQANRVPVGEDQRQHLELTRDLANRFNSRYSPTFTLPEAHIVKGTAKIYDLQDPAAKMSKSVPAGMIELLADPKASAKKIRSAVTDTEREIRFDAEHKAGISNLLTIYSSLTGKTVAELETQYAGQGYGDFKKDLGEVVIEWVTPIQDKVKSYLDDKAELDKIMQRGAERARHVAARTLAKVYKKIGFLPHGG from the coding sequence GTGCCAAGTGACGCGTCCACTCCGGTTACTGAGCCCCGTCCGCGGGTGCTCTCCGGGATCCAGCCCACCGCCGACTCCTTCCACCTCGGCAACTATCTCGGTGCGCTGCGGCAGTGGGTGGCCCTCCAGGACGACCACGACGCCTTCTACTGCGTTGTCGACCTGCACGCGATCACCGTCGAGCAGAACCCGGCCGAACTGCGCCAGCGCACCAGGGTCTCGGTGGCCCAGCTGCTCGCGCTGGGCATCGACCCGGAGCGCTCCACCCTGTTCGTGCAGAGCCACGTGCCCGAGCACGCCCAGCTCGGCTGGGTGATGCAGTGCCTGACCGGCTTCGGCGAGGCCGGGCGGATGACCCAGTTCAAGGACAAGTCGGCCCGCCAGGCCGCCGAGCACGTCAGCGTCGGGCTGTTCACCTACCCGATCCTGCAGGCCGCGGACATCCTGCTGTACCAGGCCAACCGGGTCCCGGTCGGTGAGGACCAGCGCCAGCACCTGGAGCTGACCCGCGATCTGGCCAACCGGTTCAACTCCCGGTACAGCCCCACCTTCACCCTGCCCGAGGCGCACATCGTCAAGGGCACGGCCAAGATCTACGACCTGCAGGACCCGGCGGCCAAGATGAGCAAGTCGGTCCCGGCGGGCATGATCGAGCTGCTGGCCGACCCGAAGGCCTCGGCGAAGAAGATCCGCTCCGCGGTCACCGACACCGAGCGGGAGATCCGCTTCGACGCCGAGCACAAGGCGGGCATCTCCAACCTGCTCACCATCTACTCCTCGCTCACCGGCAAGACCGTTGCCGAGCTGGAGACGCAGTACGCCGGGCAGGGCTACGGGGACTTCAAGAAGGACCTCGGCGAGGTCGTGATCGAGTGGGTCACCCCGATCCAGGACAAGGTCAAGTCCTACCTGGACGACAAGGCCGAGCTGGACAAGATCATGCAGCGCGGCGCGGAGCGGGCCAGGCACGTGGCCGCGCGCACGCTGGCCAAGGTCTACAAGAAGATCGGCTTCCTGCCGCACGGCGGCTGA
- a CDS encoding EamA family transporter: MSPRTTGALLALAAATGFGAMAVLAGVAYTAGADVHGLLLTRFTLAALLLLPLAAHQGLLPRGRDLWLLAALGGIGYVTQSLSYFGAVALAPASLVGILFGTYPILVALLDAAIHRRRPTPTLLLMATLAATGTALVAGPILTGNPLGATLALTAAVTYAIYISPEQPRPPE, translated from the coding sequence ATGTCCCCCCGCACCACCGGCGCCCTGCTGGCCCTGGCCGCCGCCACCGGCTTCGGCGCCATGGCCGTCCTGGCCGGCGTGGCCTACACCGCGGGCGCCGACGTCCACGGCCTCCTGCTGACCCGCTTCACCCTGGCCGCCCTGCTCCTCCTCCCCCTGGCAGCCCACCAGGGCCTACTCCCCCGAGGCCGAGACCTGTGGCTACTCGCCGCCCTGGGCGGCATCGGCTACGTAACCCAGTCCCTGTCCTACTTCGGCGCCGTCGCCCTGGCCCCCGCGAGCCTGGTAGGCATCCTCTTCGGCACCTACCCCATCCTGGTAGCCCTCCTGGACGCCGCGATCCACCGCCGCCGCCCCACCCCCACCCTCCTGCTCATGGCCACCCTCGCCGCCACCGGCACCGCCCTGGTAGCAGGCCCCATCCTCACCGGAAACCCCCTGGGCGCCACCCTCGCCCTGACCGCGGCCGTCACCTACGCGATCTACATCTCACCGGAGCAGCCCCGTCCTCCCGAGTAG
- a CDS encoding MBL fold metallo-hydrolase: MSGNAAAVLPGAVREVLRSAAVVVAERSTEPLDPDRVVTESQGVATLLALLEQSAGLRAEVAARYGQPCPEQSDGGELAACLLAPDTAAASRGVASVRGLLSSARRAARRAAREVERSERAPVAQREEERAARRLKEVRAARDRAQVQARQAEAEAAELRAELVELASELAAVTGRAEVAETRLNAARLDAADPVRAAAALASALMPQIKGRLHDSRGVGPGEPTRVDPGRPPPAQAVDPERVTAAARIAGLPDDIAGATAMWLPALLRAFITPPRPVAQVRGRELRVEVLGGGTEIGGSCVLITAGDTRLLIDAGTRPGAVTFSELAPPGIERAFDGPLHGVVVTHAHNDHAGWVPAVLIRRPDTPVLVTDATAALLSTMWFDSSKVLARRSVEADGTGPPVPYGKDDVRHALDRMRPLPFGRRHRLGTVDIELFQAGHIVGAAGVIVHAGDQRVVVSGDVSRPGQRTVGGIEVPDAARGADLLLLESTYANSRRMPPRAAEAAQLISDVATVTSSGGRVLIPAFALGRAQEVALTLAEGLPEVDVLIDGLARSVASVYEQQPAPDGGPLRIFGPRVRAVPPGGTRDAIGNLRSGVVIATSGMLTAGPAVAWAKALLPDPAAGLMVVGYQDEDSPGARLLELARTGGGEFELPNFEGELIRVPVRAQVNRYGLGAHANADELVAISADIGAHEVMLVHGERHNQATFATRLSMRGQAIAPTGHWSSAQ, from the coding sequence ATGAGCGGCAATGCGGCCGCAGTGCTGCCTGGCGCAGTGCGGGAGGTCCTGCGCAGCGCAGCCGTCGTAGTGGCCGAACGGTCAACTGAGCCGTTGGACCCCGACCGGGTGGTGACCGAATCACAAGGCGTGGCAACGCTGTTGGCGCTTCTCGAGCAGTCAGCCGGGCTGAGAGCCGAGGTGGCCGCCCGATACGGCCAGCCGTGCCCTGAGCAGTCAGATGGCGGTGAGTTGGCCGCATGTCTGCTGGCACCGGACACCGCCGCTGCATCCCGTGGCGTGGCCAGTGTCCGCGGCCTGCTCAGTTCCGCTCGCAGAGCTGCCAGGCGGGCGGCACGAGAAGTCGAGCGGTCCGAGCGGGCGCCCGTGGCGCAGCGAGAGGAGGAGCGCGCCGCGCGGCGACTGAAGGAAGTGCGTGCGGCCCGCGATCGCGCTCAGGTCCAGGCAAGGCAGGCCGAAGCAGAGGCCGCAGAACTCCGAGCCGAGTTGGTGGAGCTCGCCAGCGAGTTGGCTGCCGTCACTGGGCGCGCCGAGGTAGCGGAGACGCGGTTGAATGCTGCCCGGCTCGACGCGGCTGATCCAGTGCGAGCCGCGGCGGCCCTGGCTTCCGCGCTCATGCCACAGATCAAGGGGCGTCTGCACGACAGTCGCGGTGTTGGCCCGGGTGAACCAACAAGGGTTGATCCCGGACGACCTCCTCCAGCACAGGCGGTCGACCCCGAACGTGTGACCGCAGCAGCCCGAATCGCTGGTCTACCCGACGACATCGCTGGAGCCACAGCGATGTGGTTGCCAGCCCTGCTCCGTGCGTTCATCACCCCGCCACGCCCCGTGGCGCAGGTGCGTGGGCGGGAGCTTCGAGTTGAGGTGCTCGGCGGCGGCACCGAGATCGGCGGCTCATGTGTGTTGATCACTGCAGGCGACACACGTCTACTGATCGATGCCGGCACCCGGCCAGGCGCGGTCACGTTCTCCGAGCTTGCTCCGCCGGGAATCGAGCGGGCCTTCGACGGACCACTGCACGGTGTCGTCGTCACACACGCCCACAACGACCATGCCGGCTGGGTGCCAGCGGTGTTGATCCGGCGTCCAGACACGCCAGTACTGGTCACCGACGCCACCGCGGCTCTGCTGAGCACGATGTGGTTCGACTCGTCAAAGGTGCTAGCGCGCAGAAGCGTCGAGGCGGACGGGACCGGTCCGCCCGTCCCTTACGGCAAGGATGACGTGCGGCACGCACTCGACCGCATGCGGCCGTTGCCGTTCGGTCGGCGGCACCGGCTCGGCACCGTGGACATCGAGCTGTTCCAAGCCGGGCACATCGTCGGCGCTGCTGGGGTGATTGTTCACGCCGGTGACCAGCGTGTCGTCGTTTCCGGCGATGTGTCCAGGCCCGGTCAGCGAACCGTCGGCGGCATCGAGGTGCCTGACGCCGCCCGTGGCGCGGACCTGCTGCTGTTGGAGTCGACCTACGCCAACTCCAGGCGAATGCCGCCACGAGCGGCGGAGGCAGCGCAACTGATCAGCGATGTGGCGACGGTGACCAGCTCCGGCGGCCGGGTGCTCATTCCCGCATTTGCCCTTGGTCGCGCACAGGAAGTGGCCCTCACCCTCGCAGAGGGTCTGCCTGAGGTGGATGTGCTCATCGACGGCCTGGCCCGCAGTGTGGCCTCCGTCTACGAGCAGCAGCCTGCGCCGGATGGGGGACCGTTGCGCATCTTCGGCCCGCGAGTGCGGGCGGTACCGCCGGGTGGCACTCGTGACGCAATCGGCAACCTACGCAGCGGAGTGGTGATCGCAACCTCGGGGATGCTCACCGCCGGACCTGCAGTCGCCTGGGCAAAGGCGCTGCTGCCCGACCCAGCAGCCGGACTGATGGTCGTCGGTTATCAGGATGAGGACTCCCCCGGCGCACGATTGCTTGAGCTAGCTCGCACCGGCGGCGGCGAGTTCGAGCTGCCCAACTTCGAGGGAGAACTGATCCGGGTCCCAGTTCGGGCCCAGGTCAACCGTTACGGGCTGGGCGCGCATGCCAACGCTGACGAACTGGTCGCCATCAGCGCCGACATCGGTGCTCACGAGGTCATGCTGGTGCATGGCGAGCGTCACAACCAAGCGACGTTCGCCACACGGCTGTCGATGCGAGGCCAGGCGATAGCACCCACCGGGCACTGGTCCTCAGCTCAATGA
- a CDS encoding RNA polymerase sigma factor produces MTAQLNEALLRGLTPGVLGILVRRGADFATAEDAVQEALIEALRVWPEDQPHDPKGWLVTVAWRKFLDATRAETARRRREDLLEEEPAPGPAAATDDTLQLYFLCAHPSLTPSSAVALTLRAVGGLTTRQIAQAYLVPEATMAQRISRAKRTVGEVRFDQPGDVATVLRVLYLVFNEGYSGDLDLAAEAIRLTRQLAAAIDHPEAAGLLALMLLHHARRAARTTPEGELVPLAEQDRSRWDTALIAEGVHILQAALARDRLGEFQAQAAIAALHADAPAAAETDWVQIVEWYDELAGLTGNPVVRLNRAVAVGEADGPRAGLAALAKLDSSLPRYTAVAAYLHERDGDLATAARLYAEAAQQASNLAEVAHLTRQAARLNASR; encoded by the coding sequence ATGACCGCCCAGCTGAACGAGGCCCTGCTCCGCGGCCTCACCCCTGGAGTGCTCGGCATCCTCGTCCGTCGCGGAGCGGATTTCGCGACGGCCGAGGATGCCGTGCAGGAGGCCCTGATCGAGGCGCTCCGGGTCTGGCCGGAAGACCAGCCGCACGATCCCAAGGGCTGGCTGGTCACGGTGGCCTGGCGCAAGTTCCTGGACGCGACCAGGGCGGAGACCGCCCGCCGCCGCCGGGAGGACCTCCTCGAGGAGGAGCCGGCGCCCGGCCCGGCGGCGGCGACGGACGACACGCTCCAGCTCTACTTCCTGTGCGCGCACCCCTCGCTGACGCCCTCCTCCGCGGTCGCGCTCACCCTGCGCGCCGTCGGTGGGCTGACCACCCGCCAGATCGCCCAGGCATACCTGGTGCCCGAGGCGACCATGGCCCAGCGGATCAGCCGGGCCAAGCGCACCGTCGGCGAGGTGCGCTTCGACCAGCCCGGTGACGTGGCCACCGTGCTGCGGGTGCTCTACCTGGTCTTCAACGAGGGCTACTCCGGCGACCTCGACCTGGCCGCCGAGGCCATCCGGCTCACCCGGCAGCTCGCGGCCGCCATCGACCACCCCGAGGCGGCCGGCCTGCTCGCGCTCATGCTGCTGCACCACGCCCGGCGCGCCGCCAGGACCACGCCCGAGGGCGAGCTGGTGCCGCTGGCCGAACAGGACCGCTCCCGGTGGGACACCGCCCTGATCGCCGAGGGCGTGCACATCCTGCAGGCGGCGCTGGCCCGCGACCGGCTGGGCGAGTTCCAGGCCCAGGCGGCCATCGCGGCCCTGCACGCCGACGCGCCGGCGGCCGCGGAGACCGACTGGGTGCAGATCGTGGAGTGGTACGACGAGCTCGCGGGGCTGACCGGCAACCCGGTGGTCCGGCTCAACCGGGCGGTGGCCGTCGGCGAGGCGGACGGACCGCGGGCCGGGCTGGCGGCACTGGCCAAGCTGGACAGCTCGCTGCCGCGCTACACCGCGGTGGCGGCCTACCTGCACGAGCGCGACGGCGATCTGGCCACCGCGGCCCGGCTCTACGCCGAGGCGGCCCAGCAGGCGAGCAACCTCGCCGAGGTCGCCCACCTGACCCGCCAGGCCGCCCGGCTCAACGCCAGTCGCTGA
- a CDS encoding bifunctional FO biosynthesis protein CofGH yields MTAEDQRPSPSAIRRALRRARDGVSLDAAEAAVLLAARDEEFEQLLAAAAMVRDAHLRAEGREGLVTYSRKVFIPLTRLCRDRCHYCTFVTVPHRVPGAYLEREEVLEIARQGAAMGCKEALFTLGDRPEERWPQAKEWLDERGYSSTVDYVRACAIAVLEETGLLPHLNPGVLSWEELQRLKPVAPSMGMMLETTATRLWSEPGGPHYGSPDKEPAVRLRSITDAGRVGVPFTTGILIGIGENLTERAESLLAIRQIARQYGHIQEIIVQNFLAKPGTAMMHAPDADLRELAATVAVARLLMPSGVSVQAPPNLVGNEHLLMLRAGIDDWGGVSPLTADHVNPEKPWPQIESLAATTAEAGFTLVERLTAYPKFVRQGQPWFDVRVLPHITALAQPGGLADMAAPVVGHEWQEPDGGLAGTGRVDLHTSIDTEGRTEDRRSDFDSVYGDWDELRSQAGGAVTPERLDADVRAGLRLAESDPAALLEEGNAAAALALFTADGPALETMTRLADELRAEVIGADVTYVVNRNINFSNVCYVGCRFCAFAQRERDADAFRLSPEQVADRAEEAWNEGATEICMQGGIDPEIPVTGYADLVRAIKARVPGMHVHAFSPMEIVSGATKAGVSIAEWLTELRDAGLDTIPGTAAEILDDEVRWVLTKGKLPTATWLEVVGTAHKLGIRSSSTMMYGHVDHPGHWLGHLRTLARLQDETGGFTEFVPLPFVHRNAPIYLAGVARPGPTRRDNRAVHAMARLALHGRIRNIQCSWVKLGDEGTADVLTGGANDLGGTLMEETISRMAGSEHGSARTVQQLHSIAAAVHRPARQRTTTYAQ; encoded by the coding sequence GTGACCGCGGAAGATCAGCGACCCAGTCCATCGGCGATCCGGCGCGCGCTTCGGCGGGCCAGGGACGGCGTCAGCCTGGACGCGGCGGAGGCGGCGGTGCTGCTGGCCGCGCGGGACGAGGAGTTCGAGCAGCTGCTGGCCGCCGCGGCCATGGTGCGGGACGCGCACCTGCGGGCCGAGGGCCGGGAGGGCCTGGTCACCTACAGCCGCAAGGTGTTCATCCCGCTGACCCGGCTGTGCCGGGACCGCTGTCACTACTGCACCTTCGTCACCGTCCCGCACCGGGTGCCCGGCGCCTACCTCGAACGCGAGGAGGTGCTCGAGATCGCCCGCCAGGGCGCGGCCATGGGCTGCAAGGAAGCCCTGTTCACCCTGGGCGACCGGCCGGAGGAGCGCTGGCCGCAGGCCAAGGAGTGGCTGGACGAACGCGGTTATTCCTCCACTGTGGACTACGTCAGGGCCTGCGCCATCGCGGTGCTGGAGGAGACCGGGCTGCTGCCGCACCTCAACCCCGGCGTGCTCAGCTGGGAGGAACTCCAGCGGCTCAAGCCGGTCGCGCCCAGCATGGGCATGATGCTGGAGACCACCGCGACCCGGCTGTGGAGCGAGCCGGGCGGCCCGCACTACGGCTCGCCGGACAAGGAGCCCGCGGTCCGGCTGCGCTCGATCACCGACGCCGGCCGGGTCGGCGTTCCGTTCACCACCGGCATCCTGATCGGCATTGGCGAGAACCTCACCGAGCGCGCCGAATCCCTGCTCGCGATCCGCCAGATCGCCCGGCAGTACGGGCACATCCAAGAGATCATCGTGCAGAACTTCCTGGCCAAGCCGGGCACCGCGATGATGCACGCGCCAGACGCCGACCTGCGCGAACTGGCCGCCACCGTCGCCGTCGCCCGGCTGCTGATGCCGTCGGGGGTGAGCGTGCAGGCGCCGCCGAACCTGGTCGGCAACGAGCACCTGCTGATGCTGCGCGCCGGCATCGACGACTGGGGCGGCGTGTCCCCGCTGACCGCCGACCACGTCAACCCGGAGAAGCCCTGGCCGCAGATCGAATCGCTGGCCGCGACCACAGCCGAGGCCGGGTTCACCCTGGTCGAGCGGCTGACCGCGTACCCCAAGTTCGTCCGCCAGGGCCAGCCCTGGTTCGACGTCCGGGTGCTGCCGCACATCACCGCGCTGGCCCAGCCGGGCGGGCTGGCCGACATGGCCGCGCCGGTGGTCGGGCACGAGTGGCAGGAGCCCGACGGCGGACTGGCCGGCACCGGCCGGGTCGATCTGCACACCAGCATCGACACCGAGGGCCGCACCGAGGACCGCCGGAGCGATTTCGACTCCGTCTACGGCGACTGGGACGAGCTGCGCAGCCAGGCGGGCGGCGCGGTCACCCCCGAGCGGCTGGACGCGGACGTGCGGGCCGGTTTACGGCTGGCCGAGTCCGATCCGGCCGCGCTGCTGGAGGAGGGCAACGCCGCCGCCGCGCTGGCCCTGTTCACCGCGGACGGCCCGGCGCTGGAGACCATGACCAGGCTGGCCGATGAGCTGCGCGCCGAGGTGATCGGCGCGGACGTCACCTACGTGGTCAACCGCAACATCAACTTCTCCAACGTCTGCTACGTCGGCTGCCGCTTCTGCGCCTTCGCCCAGCGGGAACGCGACGCGGACGCCTTCCGGCTCTCCCCTGAGCAGGTCGCCGACCGCGCCGAGGAGGCCTGGAACGAGGGCGCCACCGAGATCTGCATGCAGGGCGGTATCGACCCGGAGATCCCGGTCACCGGCTACGCCGACCTGGTGCGCGCGATCAAGGCGCGGGTGCCCGGCATGCACGTGCACGCGTTCAGCCCGATGGAGATCGTCAGCGGCGCGACCAAGGCCGGGGTCAGCATCGCGGAGTGGCTGACCGAGCTGCGCGACGCCGGGCTGGACACCATCCCGGGCACCGCCGCGGAGATCCTCGACGACGAGGTCCGCTGGGTGCTGACCAAGGGCAAGCTGCCCACCGCCACCTGGCTGGAGGTGGTCGGCACCGCGCACAAGCTGGGCATCCGGTCCAGCTCCACGATGATGTACGGCCACGTCGACCACCCCGGCCACTGGCTCGGGCACCTGCGCACGCTGGCCAGGCTGCAGGACGAGACCGGCGGCTTCACCGAGTTCGTGCCGTTGCCCTTCGTGCACCGCAACGCCCCGATCTACCTCGCCGGGGTGGCCCGTCCGGGTCCGACCCGGCGGGACAACCGGGCCGTGCACGCGATGGCCCGGCTGGCCCTGCACGGGCGGATCCGCAACATCCAGTGCTCCTGGGTCAAGCTCGGCGACGAGGGCACCGCGGACGTGCTCACCGGTGGCGCGAACGATCTCGGCGGCACGCTGATGGAGGAGACGATCAGCCGTATGGCCGGGTCAGAGCATGGTTCGGCGCGCACTGTCCAGCAACTTCACTCGATCGCGGCCGCGGTGCACCGGCCCGCGCGACAGCGCACTACCACGTATGCCCAGTAG